The genomic interval CAATATACCATTTCTTAGTTGATGGACTTGGAATAGTTTTGTTATAAAAGGATTTATCTTTGATAAATATGGAAAATGCTACCAAGACCTGTTCACTTTCCTCCGCATTCTTGATAGTATAATCATAGATATACCCAACTGAATCAGATCGGGTAACTTCTGCCGTGAATTCTCCATAGGCTTTATTTGGACGTTCAATTTGGCAAATGCCAGCTTGGCAAATACTAAATGGAACAATTAATAAAAATATTATTCTCATAACTTCCCTCTTGCTACTTCATGTTTTTTATTTCTAATCTCCACGCCATCTAAAGTGTGGATATCGAATGCCCGGATCATCTTCATCTGGTTCACGGTATGGGTCCTGCTGTCCTTCTTCAATCAATTCCCAGTCCATTTCTCTCATTAGACGACGATAATTTCTAATCCAATCAACATCGAAGACCTTGACTGTTCGCTCTCTTTCCTGACCAGTTTCAGAATTTATTACAGTTACCGTAGTATCCCTGTAAGAAATATTTTCAATATCTACATCTTTTCCTATACGGTGCGGGACGAGCAGGATTCTATCTATTACGTAATGCGATTTTCTTGTCTCTCTTTCTGGTCAATTGCCTCTTCTTCTTGAGGTCTGTCGTTTCCCTCTACCGCTTCAGGCATCACTTTTTTGTGGAAAATGATCATGGCAATAATAGCTGTTGTGATGGCAATGTCAGCCACGTTAAAAATGTAGGGGAACACCGGATAGCCGTTAATAACAAGATTGAAATGTATAAAATCTACTACGTGTCCCTCCAATACCCCACCGGTTGATTGAATATATCCCATCAGCAGCCGATCAATAATATTGCCAAAAGCACCGCCCAGTACCAATCCCATACAGAGCATATAACCCATGCTGGCTTGCTGACGATTATATAATACATAGGTGAGAATCCCGATGGTAGCGAGAATAGCAAAAATGCTAATTAACTCGGTAGAAGCCCAGCGCATCCCTAACGCCATACCGGGATTTTGGGTATAATGAAAAGTTAACCAGCCGGGAATAATATCCGTAGTATGCCAGCTTGGTGAAAGTCTAATCCAATGCTTGGTCAGCTGATCCAGAATGACAACAATAATTGCCGGAACAGCCAGAGCGGTTGTTTTCGTGCGTATCAAATGAAGTAATATTACAGGAAAATTCTATCTGCGCTTTAGCTTAGCTTCAATACTAAGTTGTGTATGAGGAACGGCCTCGAGGCGTCCCTTTTTAATTTTTTTACCGGTTACCTTGCACACACCGTACGTTTTATTCTCGATGCGCTCCAGAGCACCGTTCAGATACCGCAAAAATTTCTTCGTGCGATTAAACAACATGTACGTTTTTTCACGCTCTTGAGCATCGGTACCGACATCAGCCATATGGTACGAGTAGGCTGATTCTTCACCGGCATTTTCCATGCTGTCCTGCAGTGAACTTTTCAGTGATTCAAGTTCTTTTTCAGCTTCTTCACGCTTTTCTAGAATAATATCTTTAAAATATTCCAGTTCCTCATCAGAATACGGGGAAACGCGTTCTTCAGCTTGGCTATTTTCTTTTTCTGATGCCATAATTCTACTCTTTCTTAATTGGGATTTCTTCTGATAGAAATAGTGGATTCTTCCTCTCCTATTTCCCAGTTTTTTACAAAGTCTGATACTTCTAGTTTTTCATCAGTAATTTCTTCGGCCAACGTCTCACTTTTAATATAGTCTTTCATTGAATCAACAGCATTGCAAAGATTTTGATTTCCTTCGAATCCAATTATAATGCGATCTTCTACATCAAAGTCTGCTTCTTTACGCATATTTTGGATACGATTTACAAACTCCCGTGCCATACCTTCTTCGATCAGCTCGTCGGTTAACTCGGTATCCAGCGCTACGCTTAGACCATCTTCGGTCTCAACTGACCAGCCTTCGAGCCCGGTACGTACAATTTCGAGTCCATCTTCGCCGAGCTGTACAATGCCCTGGTCCCCCAGGTCAAGCTCTATGGATCCGGTCTCTTCGTACTCAGTAATCTCTTCGGTCGTCAGCTCGGACACTTTAGCAGCCACAGGTTTCATCTTACTGCCCAGCTTACTGCCCAGTTTCGGATAATTAGGTTTTGCTGATTTATGGACAATACCGGAATCATCATCCACAAATTCAACTTTTTTAATATTTACCTCATCCAAAATAATCTCTTTGACTGACTCTATAGCTTGCCGATCATCTTCTTTCTCCACCGGCAAAATTATACGTGACAACGGCTGGCGAACGTTAAGCTCAAGCTTGTTACGCAAGCTCAGCACCATTGATGATATTTGCCGTGCCAGATCCATGCGGTGCTCCAACTGCTTGTCGATAGCTGTTTCTTCTACCGTTGGATAGAACGAAATATGTACCGATTCTTCATCAGCTTCTGTCACTTGGTTCAATCTCTGATACAACCATTCACCCAAAAACGGTGCAATAGGGCTCATCAACTTCGCCAGATCTACCAAGCATTCGTACAACGTTTGATAGGCAGCTGCCTTGTCTAAGCTTTTACCTTCTTTCCAAAAACGACGACGATTGCGGCGCACGTACCAATTGCTGAGCTCTTCAACAAAATCTTCGATGGCACGGGCGGCTTTGGTCGGCTCGTAATCATCCAGGTACTGATCAACTAATTTGACTGTAGTATTTAGTCGAGAAATCACCCAGCGGTCCAGCTCCAGACGATCACCCACGGGAATGGGCGTGCCAGAGTAGTTGAATTCATCAATATTAGCATACATCGCAAAGAACGAATATGTGTTTACGATGGTATTGAAGAATTTGCGCTGCGTTTCTTGCAGCCCGTGCTCACTGAATTTAAGGTTCTCCCACGGAGATGAGTTGCTCATCATATACCAGCGTACGGTATCGGCACCATATTTCTGGATCACTTCAAATGGTTCTACGGCATTGCCCTTGGACTTGCTCATCTTGTTACCGTTTTCATCAAGCACCAGACCGTTAGATACTACGTTTTTGTAGGCCGGCTGATCGAACAGCATCGTCCCCAGTGCGTGCAGGGTATAAAACCAGCCGCGTGTCTGGTCAACGCCCTCGGCAATAAAGTCAGCAGGGAAGTTCTCTTTAAATTTGTCTTTGTTCTCAAAGGGATAGTGCCACTGCGCAAACGGCATCGAACCCGAATCAAACCACACGTCCATCAGGTCGGGGATGCGACGCATGGTACCGCCATCAGGGCCTTCCCACGTAATTTCATCAATATGCGGACGGTGCAGATCAATTTCCACATCATCAGGCAAGCCAGCTTTCTTTTTGAGCTCTTCAATACTGCCAATCACTTCTATGTGCTCGGGATTTTCATCACTCACCCACAGTGGAATAGGAGATCCCCAGTAACGTTGACGTGAGATAGCCCAATCCACATTATTTTCGAGCCAGGTTCCAAATCGGCCGGAACCAGTACTTGGCGGCTTCCAGTTGATTTGCTTGGCATTGTAATCCACCATCTTGTCTTTCACTTCCGTAGTTTCAATAAACCACGACTCTACCGGGTACGACATCAGTGGCGTACCTTTGCGCCAATCATGCGGATAGTTGTGCACATACGTTTCGTGCTTATACATCAAATGCTTGTCTTTGATGGCCCGCGATATAGGCTTGTCGGCATCTTTAAACCATTGGCCTTCATAGTCCGGTACCTGATCGGTAAACCGACCGTCGCCGTCAATGGGGTTAAACATGGGGATGTCATTCTTTTGGCCAGTCTCATAGTCATCGGCACCAAAAGCGGGAGCAGTATGTACTACTCCGGTTCCTTCTTCGGTAGTCACATAATCAGCGGAAACTACTCTCCAAGCATCAGATTTGTCAAACTTTTCGAGCGCATAATTAAAAACCGGCTCATAGTTTTTACCAACTAGGTCTTTGCCGGAGTACTCTTCCACAATTTCATAATCATGGTCAATAACTTCATCAATACACGCTTTGGCCATGATATAATATTCGGTACGGTCGCCTTCCGAAAGCTTAATCTTGGCGTAGTCGATCCCTTCGTTAACGGCCAGCGCCATATTCGAGATAACAGTCCACGGTGTGGTTGTCCAAGCCAAGAAATAGGTGTCTTCCTCATCTTCCAGCTGAAACTTTACAAAGATGGAAGGATCCTGTACTTCCTCGTATCCCAAACTCACTTCGTGCGAAGAAAGTACGGTACCACTGCCGGGCGAATACCACTGAATTTTATACCCTTGATACACCAGCCCTTTTTCATACAGCGTTTTAAACGCCCACCAAACAGACTCGATATAGTCATTATCAAAGGTAATATAGGGGTCATCCAAATCTACCCAGTAGGCCATCCGATTTGTCAGCTCGTCCCAAAGATCTTTATACTCAAGAACACTGTTGCGGCATTTTTCATTGTATTCGGCTACGCCGTACTCTTCCACTTGCTCACGTCCTTCCAGATCCAGTTCCTTTTCAACCTCAATTTCTACCGGCAGGCCGTGGGTGTCCCAACCTGCTTTGCGCTCTACACGGAACCCTTTCAGCGTTTTATACCGGCAAAACATATCCTTAACCGTCCGCGACATCACGTGATGAATCCCGGGCTTGCCATTGGCTGTGGGTGGCCCCTCATAAAACGTAAAGGGTATACCATCTTCGCGCGTGGATACACTTTTTTCAAAAATATTGTGCTCTTTCCACCACTTTAGGGTTTCTACTTCGAGCTTTGAAAAATTTAATTGTTTTACTTCGTCAAACTGTTTACTCATAAAGACCGTTGTACTCAATTGGGCTTTTGGAATGGCTGCTAATACCACATATAACTAATTAGCGTAGCAGAAATTCGTTATCAATTTGTTCATATAGCTAAATGAGCACCTAAGATACAAGTATTAGCTCATCAATTCACATTTTAGAAGTGAATTTTACATTGATGGCAATCTATTAAAAGCAAAGGTGCTAAAAGTTTCAAATTAAAATTCATACAGTGGCGGAACTTCTGCTTTATTATTGAAGTCCATTATATTATCCTTAATACAGCGAATAGGCAATACTATATGTTAAAAAAGTAGTAAAATCTAATCATGGACTTACCTGCAGAATCCCCTATTACGAAAGAAAACCCTTACAAAATTTGTTTTGTCTGCCTTGGCAATATTTGCCGGAGCCCCACAGCCGAGGGTATCTTCCAGCACCTTATTGATGAAGCCGGATTGAGCGAATTTTTTGAAATCGATTCAGCAGGTACATCTGCTTACCATATTGGAGAATCGGCTAACAGTAAAAGTCAACGTACGGCCAATAAGTATGGCATAACCCTGCACTCCAAGGCACGCCAATTTAATGCTTCTGATCTTGAGAATTTTGACTTGGTTTTGGCAATGGATAACGAAAATTTTAATAACGTCTGCCAGATGGCCGATGAACACCATCAATCCAAAATTCGGCGCATGCGTGACTTTGATCCCGATCCGGGGAATCGTGAAGTGCCCGATCCTTATCACGGCGGAGCCGAAGGGTTCGAAAATGTCTTTCAGATTGTTAAGCGCAGTTGCCAACAATTGATTGATGAACTTCGACCACACATCCGGCAGTAATTATGATTCCCGATTCCCTTCGGCACCACATTCAGCAAACACTTGATCAGGAGATTGTATCTGCACAACGTGTTTCCGGCGGAAGCATTAACGAGGCCGGTAAACTTACACTCTCCGATGGTTCAGAGTATTTTCTTAAATGGAATACCACGGCCGATCCGGATATGTTTACCAAAGAAGAAAAAGGATTATCGTTGCTCAAATCCGCCAACACTGGCCTGCGAATACCTGAAGTATTGGTGACCGGACAGACGGATTCTACCGGCTTTCTAATTCAAGAATTTATTATTGAGGGAGAAAAGCACTCCCAATCGGCTATAAAATTTGGACAGGCTCTTGCCAACCTTCATCAGCAACGTGCCCGGAAGTTTGGTCTTGACCATCATAATTACATCGGACGGCTGCCGCAGTCAAATACTCGTCACGAAGATTGGATCTCCTTTTTTATTAACGAACGGATGAAGCCGCAGCTTCAGATGGCTATAGATACCGGAAAGTTAAGCTCAAGTGTAGCAACTCATTTTAAATCAATGTACAATAAGCTGCCAAATATCTTTCCGGATGAAGAACCCAGCCTACTGCACGGCGATCTCTGGGGTGGTAATTATTTTTATGATGATTCGGGACAAGCCACCATTTACGACCCTGCAGTATATTATGGTCATCGCGAAATGGAACTGGCCTTTACTCATCTTTTTGGCGGTTTTTCAAGCCGTTTTTATAAGGCATATAAGGATGTGCATCCTATTGAACCGGAATTTGATCAACGTAAGGATATCTACAACCTATACCCGCTGCTGGTACACACCAATTTGTTTGGAGGGCACTATGCACGGCAGGTAGAGACAATTGCCAAACAGTTTTTATAAGCCAAATGTAATGTAAAGAGGAATTAATAGTAGAGCGACTTGCCAAAATCACTCTACTATATCACAAAGCAATAACAACAATGGCTAAGAAGAAACAAATTATCAGCCTGGTACCGAGTCTTACGGAGTTAATTATTGATATGGGGCTTGGCAACCAGCTCGTGGGTCGAACACGTTTTTGCGTACATCCCCAAGAAGCAATACAGGACATCCCCATTGTAGGCGGCACCAAAAATCCGCGGATTGATAAAATTCATGATATTAGTCCCGATTATATCATCGCCAATAAAGAAGAAAATCGCCCTGAGGACATTAAAAATCTGCAAGATGATGCAGAAATTATCCTTACTGATATTTCCACCATCGAAGAAGCACTATCTGCTATTGAAGAAATTGGATCTATTTTCGATGTCTCCCAAAAAGCAAAAAAACTCATCAGTCAGATCCACCAAAAACTGGAAGAGCGCCCTGATACTCCCCCTCTTGACACCATCTACATGATTTGGAAAGATCCCTGGATGACGATTGGTGGGGATACCTATATCCACGATGTACTAAGCCACTGGAACTTAAATAATATCTTTGGAAATCAGTGCCGATATCCAACGTTTGATCTCCAAGATCTACAATCTTACGAGCCTGAACTCATTTTGCTTAGCAGTGAACCATATCCTTTCAAAGAGAAACATATTGTACAAGTAGAAGAAAAGTGCCCACATGCTCGAGTACTACGAGTTGAAGGAGAATGGTTTAGCTGGTATGGCTCGCGGATGAAGCATGCCTTTGGCCGCCTAAATGGATGGAGGCAAACAATTGCAAATTAGCCCTAACAGCACCCTTCGGTCTTTGTACTGATTATTGTACTATACAACCAATAAAACCGTTATAAAGTCTATGAAAATTACGGGCATCACATACAGGCTTAGCATGCTGGTACTGCTTTTTCTTATAGCTGGTGATATTGGTTTATTGGTGGCTCAAAACAGTCAACACAACGAAGAGCAAGCCAAAGCAATATATATCAATGGGATAGCTGCTTTTGAACAAGAAGACTATCAGCAGGCTCTTACATTACTGCGTTCTGCCTATAAAACACTGCCCGAACATGCCGGCATCAATTTTGCGCTGGCCGATACCTATCTTCGTAATAATGATCTCGGTAATGCCGAGTACTATGCAAATAAAGCAGTTTCTCT from Fodinibius salinus carries:
- a CDS encoding signal peptidase II, which translates into the protein MIRTKTTALAVPAIIVVILDQLTKHWIRLSPSWHTTDIIPGWLTFHYTQNPGMALGMRWASTELISIFAILATIGILTYVLYNRQQASMGYMLCMGLVLGGAFGNIIDRLLMGYIQSTGGVLEGHVVDFIHFNLVINGYPVFPYIFNVADIAITTAIIAMIIFHKKVMPEAVEGNDRPQEEEAIDQKERQENRIT
- the ileS gene encoding isoleucine--tRNA ligase encodes the protein MSKQFDEVKQLNFSKLEVETLKWWKEHNIFEKSVSTREDGIPFTFYEGPPTANGKPGIHHVMSRTVKDMFCRYKTLKGFRVERKAGWDTHGLPVEIEVEKELDLEGREQVEEYGVAEYNEKCRNSVLEYKDLWDELTNRMAYWVDLDDPYITFDNDYIESVWWAFKTLYEKGLVYQGYKIQWYSPGSGTVLSSHEVSLGYEEVQDPSIFVKFQLEDEEDTYFLAWTTTPWTVISNMALAVNEGIDYAKIKLSEGDRTEYYIMAKACIDEVIDHDYEIVEEYSGKDLVGKNYEPVFNYALEKFDKSDAWRVVSADYVTTEEGTGVVHTAPAFGADDYETGQKNDIPMFNPIDGDGRFTDQVPDYEGQWFKDADKPISRAIKDKHLMYKHETYVHNYPHDWRKGTPLMSYPVESWFIETTEVKDKMVDYNAKQINWKPPSTGSGRFGTWLENNVDWAISRQRYWGSPIPLWVSDENPEHIEVIGSIEELKKKAGLPDDVEIDLHRPHIDEITWEGPDGGTMRRIPDLMDVWFDSGSMPFAQWHYPFENKDKFKENFPADFIAEGVDQTRGWFYTLHALGTMLFDQPAYKNVVSNGLVLDENGNKMSKSKGNAVEPFEVIQKYGADTVRWYMMSNSSPWENLKFSEHGLQETQRKFFNTIVNTYSFFAMYANIDEFNYSGTPIPVGDRLELDRWVISRLNTTVKLVDQYLDDYEPTKAARAIEDFVEELSNWYVRRNRRRFWKEGKSLDKAAAYQTLYECLVDLAKLMSPIAPFLGEWLYQRLNQVTEADEESVHISFYPTVEETAIDKQLEHRMDLARQISSMVLSLRNKLELNVRQPLSRIILPVEKEDDRQAIESVKEIILDEVNIKKVEFVDDDSGIVHKSAKPNYPKLGSKLGSKMKPVAAKVSELTTEEITEYEETGSIELDLGDQGIVQLGEDGLEIVRTGLEGWSVETEDGLSVALDTELTDELIEEGMAREFVNRIQNMRKEADFDVEDRIIIGFEGNQNLCNAVDSMKDYIKSETLAEEITDEKLEVSDFVKNWEIGEEESTISIRRNPN
- a CDS encoding low molecular weight protein-tyrosine-phosphatase, giving the protein MDLPAESPITKENPYKICFVCLGNICRSPTAEGIFQHLIDEAGLSEFFEIDSAGTSAYHIGESANSKSQRTANKYGITLHSKARQFNASDLENFDLVLAMDNENFNNVCQMADEHHQSKIRRMRDFDPDPGNREVPDPYHGGAEGFENVFQIVKRSCQQLIDELRPHIRQ
- a CDS encoding fructosamine kinase family protein, which encodes MIPDSLRHHIQQTLDQEIVSAQRVSGGSINEAGKLTLSDGSEYFLKWNTTADPDMFTKEEKGLSLLKSANTGLRIPEVLVTGQTDSTGFLIQEFIIEGEKHSQSAIKFGQALANLHQQRARKFGLDHHNYIGRLPQSNTRHEDWISFFINERMKPQLQMAIDTGKLSSSVATHFKSMYNKLPNIFPDEEPSLLHGDLWGGNYFYDDSGQATIYDPAVYYGHREMELAFTHLFGGFSSRFYKAYKDVHPIEPEFDQRKDIYNLYPLLVHTNLFGGHYARQVETIAKQFL
- a CDS encoding helical backbone metal receptor, coding for MAKKKQIISLVPSLTELIIDMGLGNQLVGRTRFCVHPQEAIQDIPIVGGTKNPRIDKIHDISPDYIIANKEENRPEDIKNLQDDAEIILTDISTIEEALSAIEEIGSIFDVSQKAKKLISQIHQKLEERPDTPPLDTIYMIWKDPWMTIGGDTYIHDVLSHWNLNNIFGNQCRYPTFDLQDLQSYEPELILLSSEPYPFKEKHIVQVEEKCPHARVLRVEGEWFSWYGSRMKHAFGRLNGWRQTIAN
- a CDS encoding TraR/DksA family transcriptional regulator, which encodes MASEKENSQAEERVSPYSDEELEYFKDIILEKREEAEKELESLKSSLQDSMENAGEESAYSYHMADVGTDAQEREKTYMLFNRTKKFLRYLNGALERIENKTYGVCKVTGKKIKKGRLEAVPHTQLSIEAKLKRR